ACCCGGCGGGTGCTCGCCGAGCTGCCTTCCGAACGCGACCGTCGGATCCTGTTCCGGTTCTACATCGACGAGGACGACAAAGAGCAGATCTGCCGCGAACTGTCTCTGACGAGCCTCCATTTCAACCGGGTCCTCTTCCGGGCCCGGGAGCGGTACCGGGCCCTGTATCGCGAGATTGCGGAAAGGCGGGCGAGATAATACCGCCCGAAAACACACCTTGATGAAGATGGAACATCCGGGAATCGACGAAGACCTCCTCGCCGACCGCTACGTCGCGGGAAAGCTGTCCGCGGAAGAGCGCGATCGGTTCGAAGAGCACTTCTTCGACTGCGCGGCCTGCCTGGAAGCGATCGAGGTCATCCATCGGTTTCGGAACGACTTGAAGGAGGTGGGCCCAAGCGAACCGCCGGCCCCCCTCCCCTCTTCTTTCCCGCGCACGGCGACGTTTCTCCTCGCCGCTTCCCTCGCGGCGGCCGTCTTTTCCGCTCTGTACTTCTATCGCGAAGAACGCGGAGCCCGGCGCGAACTCCAGGCCGCCCGGCGGACCTCCGAGAGAGCCGTTCCAGGGGACCGGGCCGGTCAGGAGCCGGATGCCGCCCGGGCGCTGCGGGCGGCGCCTCTCGCGGCGTCCGTCTTCACCCTGAATCTGACGCGGGGGGCGGGTTCCCCGGAACCGGACAACCGGGTGTCTCTCGGAGCGTCGCCCCACTGGCTGGTCCTCCTCTTCGATCAACCGGACGACGATGCCGCCGGAACCTATCGCGTCATCCTGAAGACGGCCGACGGAAAGCCCCTCGGCGCCTCCGTGGACGCCTCGGCGACGTCGAGCGGGCTGCTCGCCGCGGGCTTCCGGTCGGACGTCCTGGCTCCCGGGGATTACGCCCTGACCGTCGAGTCGACCGCTCCCGGGCGTCCGGAACCCCTCGCCACCTACCGGTTCCGCGCCGTTCCCTGACGGGGGTGAGATAGTTCGGGGCGTCCCGGCACTCCTCCTCTGACGCCCGCCGAGCGCGGTGTCGAGGAGGGGAACGATGAACAGCGCATTTTCCGTCACCGGATCCCGACCCCCGGGTGAAGTGCCGCCGCGACCTCCGGGCGAAATGCCGTCGATCGATCCGTCGTCCATGGATACGGACGAGACGATCAACGCCATCATCGTCAGGACGGAGACGGGAAAGCTCACGGTCGGGCGGCGTGAAACCCGCCGGCCGACCGAATCGACGCCGACGGTCCCGGGTACGGCCGATCCGGCCGAATCGGACGAAACGAAGGGCCGCGACCGCTGAGGTAAGCCTTCCGCCGGTCGGAAAGCCCGGTGAACCCACGCGGGAAGAGACGGGAGACCGGGTCCACCCGCCGAAGGACTGGACGATGGAGCGTAATCGTCGATCGGACATTCCGTCATGGTGCCGGGCTCGGCCTTCTCGGCGAACCTCGCGGCAGCCGTCCCCGCACTCGCCGGCTTCAGTTCGACGGAGACGTACCTGCCGGCGGTCGGGCGGGTCGCCGGAAAGACGGTGCCCGGTTCTACTTCTCGCGGCGACAGCCCAAGAGCCGCACGCCGCCATGCCGGAGGTCGGAGCCGATACGCGTGGAATTGAACGGCGTCGTGGCGACCTTTCGCCGCGACACGTAGCGGGGCGCCTTCCCCGCACTTCCGGGAATATGGCACGGGCCGTGCTTTGTTTTATCGAGTGAAGGCGCGCCGAAGGGTCGGAGGTCCTGCGCAGGCTTCGACCGCGGTGGTTCCCTCGGCGATCGCCGACCCCCCTTCCTTTCGAACGAATTCCGGACCAACTTGAATGGCGACCGCGACCCTTCAGGCTCGCGCGGTTTCCGGCCGTTGCCCGAGGCGGGATTCAGGATGATCGCGCCGCGCGATCACTTCGCCGGGATGAACCTCATCGCCGCCGAGTTCATGCAGTAGCGCAGGTGAGTCGGCGCCGGCCCGTCGTTGAAGACGTGGCCGAGGTGCCCGCCGCAGCGGCTGCACAGGACCTCCGTCCGGTCCATGAACAGGCTCCGGTCCGTCTTCGTCTCGACGGCCGACGGTGAGATCGGCTGCCAGAAGCTCGGCCACCCCGTCCCGGAATCGAACTTCGTGTCGGAAGAATAGAGCGGGTTCCCGTCCGCCGCGCAGACGTAGGTTCCCTTTTCGTGGTTGTTCCAGTACTTGCCGGTGAACGCCCGCTCGGTTCCGGCCTCGCGGAGAACCTGGTACTGCTCGGGCGTGAGTTCCTTCTTCCACTCGGCGTCGGACTTGACGATCTTCTCGACCACGGGTTTTCCTTTCGCGCTCGCCGTGTTTCCCCCTCCGAGCGAGCCGAGCACGGCGACGGTCGCGGTCAGCGCGGTGAAAATCATCCACTTCTTCATGACGTCAAAATACCACCGCCGGTTTCAACCGGCGGGCGTCTTGAGAAATTTCCCCGGGCGGTCTCCGGTGACCGTCAACGCGCGGGGAGGACGACCGTCGCCGCCCGGCCGCGGCTCGCGGCCGCCTCGACGGGCTTCCAGACGGCGATCTCTCGGGCGCGGTCAGGGCATACGTGGATTCGAAAGGAGAGTCCCGCTCGTCGAGATGCGCGAAGGAAGCGCGCGATACCGTCGATCCGGAATCTGGCGCTCCGCGCGGCGGCCGATCGTCTCCGTCCGTTCGAGCGGCGTCATCTCGCGGAAGTAGCCGCCGAGGTTAGAATCGGAGCAGGAGGCCCTCTCCCATGAAGAAATTCCTGCGCGCCCTCGCGGCGACGGTCGTGGTCTTCGCCGCGGCGCTCGCCGCACTCGTCGCGTTCTTCGTGCTGCGTCCCCCGAAGAGCCGGCCCCCGTCGCCCGAGAAGATCGCGATCACGCCCGCCCGCGTCGAGCGCGGCCGGTATCTCGTCCTCCACGTCACGGACTGCCTCGGGTGCCACTCCGACCACGAGTTCGACCGCTTCGGCATGCCCGTCAAGGCGGGCACGGAGGGACAGGGCGGCTTCGCGTTCGACGAGAAGCTCGGCGTGCCCGGCGTCGTGTGCGCCCAGAACATCACGCCGGATCC
The DNA window shown above is from Thermoanaerobaculia bacterium and carries:
- a CDS encoding sigma-70 family RNA polymerase sigma factor: TRRVLAELPSERDRRILFRFYIDEDDKEQICRELSLTSLHFNRVLFRARERYRALYREIAERRAR
- a CDS encoding zf-HC2 domain-containing protein, producing MEHPGIDEDLLADRYVAGKLSAEERDRFEEHFFDCAACLEAIEVIHRFRNDLKEVGPSEPPAPLPSSFPRTATFLLAASLAAAVFSALYFYREERGARRELQAARRTSERAVPGDRAGQEPDAARALRAAPLAASVFTLNLTRGAGSPEPDNRVSLGASPHWLVLLFDQPDDDAAGTYRVILKTADGKPLGASVDASATSSGLLAAGFRSDVLAPGDYALTVESTAPGRPEPLATYRFRAVP
- the msrB gene encoding peptide-methionine (R)-S-oxide reductase MsrB, translating into MKKWMIFTALTATVAVLGSLGGGNTASAKGKPVVEKIVKSDAEWKKELTPEQYQVLREAGTERAFTGKYWNNHEKGTYVCAADGNPLYSSDTKFDSGTGWPSFWQPISPSAVETKTDRSLFMDRTEVLCSRCGGHLGHVFNDGPAPTHLRYCMNSAAMRFIPAK